From the Saccharomycodes ludwigii strain NBRC 1722 chromosome I, whole genome shotgun sequence genome, one window contains:
- the PIG1 gene encoding protein phosphatase regulator PIG1 (similar to Saccharomyces cerevisiae YLR273C | PIG1 | Protein Interacting with Gsy2p (paralog of YOR178C | GAC1)) yields MLNTSTSTNNAFHYYSNKNNNNSSETIVPTTPFVTNSITNACKNNDEEQQKTVESSSIDLYNDDADDVLANVVKNLNVYDLISHQDITTDDDEEEGEEVHYFSRSHNVDNNQLNNKEEDDGDNCDEDDDDLTVKSWNNHSEDEVTCKKSSGFDNSADFTSLLVSPADLNGKDEKKNNSCDAGNNSADVPFNTTSSAVFNSFLNHTAYGPSSAPKKITKSLKAINTFALVGHNAGKINSVDSPGSSSSATASSIDSMCSGLNTPSPIKRLKSSLKVSGLCKGQKCKRSNSTLSVGSSAKSVRFSNDLIHVKRFDSNSEPISISSEASPQLVSIDDTEEDEEDEEGQGVGKSRDGFWFGTSLSKMNSLPLFSLDDGDDYDYDCGFGNGNGASRDTDRRSGHLLFKNNHSNGSVGSVKPSFSLFGDDEEEEGLEGYNGNDSAYTFTNNSLLLNKASHKYNIKNITNEHKRTGCFGFDINNDFKDEYGYYNDDYYDDYSNDTSDLEREVVNKFHKSNTASRGSSAMSKKGYNNTKSGAKHISTAKDVLIGNDLSSISVTDWHMTLNNIHPFISTVTEPPERDILNYLNGINIKLHSISCNPSNGKLTGYIFVTNLNFEKFIEIKYTCNGWVDMHYVVAHYHKTLSPQIDEFKFEIDLSKLRFFLLGKRILSNTGSNTNNMSRFVMELCCRYDVSGQTYYDNNDYKNYKFTLSAKLGVSAANKDKFSRDMFPLRRTVSLNALPSRRKYSEADNKNSTETDGDKKGDKKGDKKGDKKGDKKDSVLRTFTDDTDYFNDSPLKNLYHHPTSVNSPVSSFGNVKSANVNNNNNNGNNDNNSGNDNNNDNNFVAGDFKMKNYVLTNGRYKFENNVGNADSRACNNIDTIMSSDANGANDDKTPSYSSVSDDTSRSTDTGSSSSSANDDSLSAINRSAVVINRIDSGSSLESSLQFNGGSANNSFDNLKCLSNSSLQKLLMLSSSSNSIFREFGRQKENMNFNSAGGATTNNANGSNNSGNDGNKVDYNVILQNYCFYKPPGNKKLSTANITAKSNEAYSFTRVNDLGSHCHGPQNDLTFTSSATGNDDDCGDDAAPGYFFNPVAAITSDAFFT; encoded by the coding sequence ATGCTAAACACAAGTACTAGCACTAACAACgcttttcattattatagtaacaaaaataataacaactcTTCGGAGACCATAGTGCCTACCACACCTTTTGTTACAAATAGCATTACCAACGCTTGTAAAAACAATGACgaagaacaacaaaaaactGTTGAGTCTAGCAGTATAGATCTATATAATGATGATGCTGATGATGTGTTAGCTAATGTTGTTAAAAATCTAAATGTTTATGATTTAATTAGCCATCAGGACATAACTACagatgatgatgaggaGGAAGGAGAGGAAGTACATTATTTTTCACGTAGCCATAATGTTGATAACAATCAACTCAATAATAAAGAGGAGGACGATGGAGATAACTGTGACGAGGATGATGACGATTTAACTGTCAAAAGTTGGAACAACCACAGTGAAGATGAAGTTACTTGCAAAAAATCGTCTGGTTTCGATAATTCTGCTGATTTTACTTCGTTATTGGTTTCTCCTGCTGATTTAAATGGAAAAgatgagaaaaaaaataatagctGTGATGCCGGTAACAATAGTGCTGATGTACCATTTAATACAACAAGTAGTGCAGTGTTCAACTCGTTTTTGAATCATACAGCATATGGTCCCAGTTCCGCTCCTAAAAAAATCACCAAGAGTTTGAAAGCGATTAATACTTTTGCATTGGTTGGTCATAACGCTGGTAAAATTAATTCTGTGGATTCGCCAggttcttcctcttctgcCACCGCAAGTAGCATAGACTCCATGTGTTCTGGTTTAAATACGCCTTCTCCTATTAAGAGACTAAAATCATCTTTGAAGGTTAGCGGTTTATGCAAAGGACAAAAATGTAAAAGAAGTAATTCCACTCTATCGGTAGGTTCATCGGCTAAGAGTGTTAGGTTTTCTAATGACTTGATTCACGTCAAAAGGTTTGATTCCAACTCTGAACCTATATCCATATCTTCGGAAGCTTCACCGCAACTAGTCTCAATAGATGATACCGAGGAAGATGAGGAAGATGAAGAGGGACAGGGAGTTGGTAAAAGTCGCGATGGTTTTTGGTTTGGTACCTCTTTATCTAAGATGAACAGCTTGCCTTTGTTTTCATTGGATGATGGAgatgattatgattatgattGTGGATTCGGAAATGGTAATGGTGCTAGTCGTGATACTGATAGAAGAAGTGGACATTTATTGTTTAAGAATAATCATAGTAACGGCAGTGTTGGTAGTGTGAAGCCCTCGTTTAGTTTGTTTGGAGATGATGAAGAGGAGGAAGGTCTCGAAGGATATAATGGGAACGATAGTGCTTATACTTTTACTAACAATTCACTCCTTTTGAATAAGGCTAGTCATAAGtataatatcaaaaatattaccaatGAGCACAAAAGGACGGGTTGTTTTGGGTTTGATATTAACAATGACTTTAAGGATGAATATGGGTATTATAATGATGACTATTATGATGACTACAGTAATGATACCTCAGACTTGGAAAGAGAAGttgttaataaatttcATAAATCAAACACCGCCAGCCGTGGTAGTAGCGCTATGAGTAAGAAGGGGtacaataatactaaatCTGGTGCTAAACATATTTCGACTGCTAAGGATGTTCTCATTGGAAACGACCTTAGTTCCATAAGCGTCACTGATTGGCATATGACTTTGAATAACATACATCCATTTATATCTACTGTTACAGAACCTCCTGAACGTGacattttaaattatttaaatggtATTAACATTAAGTTGCATTCTATCTCCTGTAATCCTAGTAATGGCAAGTTGACTGGCTACATTTTTGTCacaaatttgaattttgaGAAATTTATAGAAATTAAGTATACCTGTAACGGTTGGGTAGACATGCATTATGTTGTGGCGCATTATCATAAAACACTGTCTCCACAGATTGATGAGTTTAAATTTGAGATTGATTTGTCCAAACTAAGATTTTTCTTGTTGGGCAAGAGAATTTTGAGTAACACCGGCAgcaataccaataatatgAGCAGGTTTGTCATGGAGCTATGTTGTAGATACGATGTCAGTGGACAGACATattatgataataatgactATAAGAACTATAAGTTTACATTAAGTGCTAAGTTAGGTGTCAGCGCAGCCAATAAGGACAAATTTAGTAGGGATATGTTTCCGTTACGTAGGACTGTGAGCTTGAACGCATTACCGAGTAGGCGTAAGTATAGTGAAGCAGACAACAAAAATTCAACTGAAACTGATGGTGACAAAAAGGGTGACAAAAAGGGTGACAAAAAGGGTGACAAAAAGGGTGACAAAAAGGATAGTGTTTTAAGAACTTTTACTGATGATACTGACTACTTTAATGATTCTCCATTAAAAAACTTGTATCACCATCCGACTTCAGTGAATTCACCAGTAAGTAGTTTTGGAAATGTTAAGAGTGctaatgttaataataacaataacaatggcaacaatgataataacagtggcaatgacaataataatgataataattttgttgCTGGAGATTTTAAGATGAAGAATTATGTCTTAACTAACGGCAGGTATaagtttgaaaataatgtcGGTAATGCCGACAGTCGTGCTTGCAACAATATAGATACAATCATGTCTAGTGATGCTAATGGTGCCAATGACGACAAGACCCCTTCATATTCTAGTGTCAGTGATGACACATCAAGGAGCACTGATACAGGTTCCAGTAGCAGCAGTGCTAATGATGATTCTCTGTCAGCAATAAATAGAAGCGCGGTTGTTATTAATCGTATAGATAGCGGATCATCGCTTGAGTCATCTTTACAGTTCAATGGTGGAAGTGCCAATAATAGttttgataatttaaaatgtCTGAGTAACAGCAGCTtgcaaaaattattaatgctATCGTCAAGTAGCAATTCCATATTTAGGGAATTTGGTAGacagaaagaaaatatgaatTTTAATTCTGCTGGTGGTGCTACAACGAATAATGCTAATGGTAGTAACAATAGCGGAAATGATGGCAATAAGGTTGACTATAATGttattttgcaaaattattgtttttataagcCGCCCggtaacaaaaaattatctacGGCCAATATTACTGCGAAGAGTAATGAAGCTTATTCGTTCACCAGGGTTAATGATTTGGGGTCACATTGTCATGGACCGCAGAACGACTTAACTTTCACTTCTTCTGCTACTggtaatgatgatgattgtGGTGATGATGCTGCTCctggttattttttcaaccCTGTCGCCGCAATTACTTCGGATGCATTTTTTACATGA